The following nucleotide sequence is from Desulfofundulus luciae.
ACCTCATGAGCGCTCCGTGCGGGTTGCCGGCGTGACCGTGTGTCCCGCGGAGCTTTTCCTCTCTTTAATTTATTATACCAATCTTAATTATACCACGGTACTGAGCTTTTGGAATCCCCATCCTATCCATTAATCAAGTGGTTGGAACCAATTTCCAACTTTATCTAAAGCCCTGCACCTTTTTCAGGCTTCGTTCATACCCTATTATTGAAACCAACAACATACCAGAATAGAAAGGAGGCAAATATATGGCTCCTGATCCCGGCTACTACTACTACGGCCACTTCTCCTTCATTCTCTTCTTGATTCTGATCCTGCTGTTCTTCGGCAAGGGCTTCTTCCCCTATCAGGCCCAGTAAAAACCTTCAGGCCGGGCGCAGAAAAATGGCGCCCGGCTTTCTGCTAATGGAATCCAGCAGAATCAGCGACGGTTTTGCGGCAGATCCGCAATTTCCCAAGCTGGAATTCCTTTGGACCTGAGGTTCCCTTCTTTATCCAACCAGAGGCGGATGCCTTTTTCCTCCCTGTTAAAACGATAAACCAGACCTCCCACCACTATAGAAGCGTTCTCAAAAGCACATCCCACGGTAACCACGGCTGCCGGGCCAGTCACCACCCTTGTGGTGGCCCCACCCCTGGACCCCAGCTCTCCCACATGCACATCCCCGCCAGCCTGTATCTCGCCACCGCGAAAGACCCCGGATACAGTCACCTTCTTACCAGCATGGATCCGGGAATTATAACAACCACTCCCCACCACCCGGACATCGCCGGTAGCTATAACGGTAGAATTGTGGATGCTTGACGCCACCACATCACTTTCTGCAGACGGCGGGGACGCAAAGGCCTGTTCCCATTCCCCGGCTCGCCTGGCCAATGTTTCGAGCTCCTGGAGGTCACGCACGGCCAGAGGGGAACGAACCAGCGCCCGTTCGACTTCCCGGACAAACTCTTCCAGGCCTTCAGCGACCATTCCCGGAGGCATGTTTTTAACCTGTTTCTTGAAGGTACTGGCGGTAGCGGGAAGGTGGTGAAACTTCCCCTCCAGCAGCAACCTTACCAGGGGGCCGATACCGCCTTTAAGATCGCCCTGCTTGAACGCCGGGTGACCCAGTAACTGCCGGATAGCCATGGTCATCTCTTGCAAACCGGTCGCCAGGGTATGAACCTGTGGTAACATTCCTTGCAGGAAAGCAGGAACTCCTCCTGCGATTACCACCGATGACAGGATATTCATCCTGATTACGACGGACCCCGTGGCTTGAACCCTCGCGCCGGAGACCAACCCTCCCACCCTGACATTCCCGCCCGCTTCTACCACCATCCCTTCTGCCACATTTCCAGCAATCAGGATATCTCCTTTAAAGACAATGTTACCTGAAGCAAGATCTACGTCACCAGCATGCACCAGTTCAGGCAATACGCTTACTCTCACCAGGTCGCGCCAGCGGGAAGCCACAGGACGTCCAGCCCGGGCCGCTACGGCCCGTTCACCATCCCTGGTAAGCACCGCTCCTTCGCCTACCGAAAGGATGAAGTCCCGGGGCGACGGCGGCACAATTACCTCACCCTTGACGCTGGTGCCGGGACGACCCGGCTCAGGCGGGTGTTTGACAGCCAGGACGTCTCCCGCCTCTACCGACGTAAAAACATAGCGTTCCCGGAAATCCACCGCTTCGTCTTCCTCCGCCAGTACCGGCACCTTGGAAATAGAGGAAAAAAGCAATTCTACCCGGCCGTCTTTTCCCGGTTCTGCAGGAATACCCCGGGCGATAACCACCTCCTCTTCAACACAGGATGCAACACCGCGAGAACATGCTTCCCAGTCTACGCCATGGTTAATCCCCAACCGGGACAACTCCCGCAATAGTTCGTCCTTAGTGAGTGGTGGAAAACGTTCTTCCCGTTCCACTACCTTCAGTTGCAGTACCCTGGCAGGCGGGAGATCCGGCAGTTCCCGATGAACTACCACCGCAGGGCGCGTTCGCAATATCGCTTGTAGACCATCGGAAGAAACGGATACAGACCAGCTCCCTTCTCTACGCTCTTCCACCGTTTCCACCCGCACCGTATCCTTCATGGATACGGGGGTGGGTTGAGTGCACTCCCGGCCGTTAACAATCAGCCTTACCCCCGGACAAGGTACCACCACCGGGTAAGGTCCCTCCGGTCGGTGCCATACAACAAGGCGCCCCTGTTTCACAAAAGCATATGGACCCACCGATTCTCCATCCGGAAAAGCATTGTCCACTGTACTCGCTGTTGCTGCGGGGGAGCCCCGGATAGTCTCTTCATATTTCATAAGGAACCCACCTCCTGCTAAGCGCTGGGATTTGTCTTAAGAGCTTCCAGTACTTGAAAAAAACCTATTACTTCCAGGTCTTCTCGAATAAAATCGGGGATACGAACAATTCTCAAGGTACGCCCCTGCTTGTACAGGTGTCTGACCTGACTCAGGAGCATTCCCACCCCGGAAGAGTCTATGAACCGAAGTCCCTGCAGATCTATCTCCACCACTTCTTCCGTCCGTCGCTGAATTTCCTGTTGCAACTGCTCCACGTTGCTGAAATCCAGTTCGCCTTCCACCTCCAGGATTACCATCCCTTTCTTTTGCCGGACTCTAATCTCCACCCCTTTCACCTCCCTTTCCCGTCACCTTCATAACAACCAGTGTCACGTCATCCTTTTGGGAAAAACCGCGGGTAAATGTCTCCAGGTCTGATAAAATGTTTTGTTTCATCCTGTCTGCATCAGCACCATTCTGAAGGCGAACTATCTTCTTCAATCGTTCCTGCCCGTACCTTTGCTCGCCCGGGCCACAGGCCTCCACAAGTCCATCGGTATACAGCACCACCGCATCTCCGTCGGCAAGAAAAAATTCCTCCACCCCTGACCCGAGGTAATCTTCCAGCAGGCCCAGGGCGACTCCCCGGCACCGGGCCACTTTCACCTTGCCGTCAGATAGAAGGAGGGGAGGGTGGTGCCCTGCATTGACACAGGAGAGGCGTCCAGCTATCCCGTCGTAACACAGCAGGCATAGGGTGGCAAAAGCCCCGCATTTCCGCAGTTCATCCCCTCCCACCCTGTTTAACCGGCGCACCACCTCCAGAGGATGGGGATTAATCCTGATACACTCCCGGAGCATATGGCGGATTGTTTCCATCAGCCGGGCCGCATGGAATCCTTTACCCATTACGTCTCCGATGACGGCAAACACGGTTCTCTCGTCGCAGGAAATAAACTCAAAAAAATCCCCCCCGACCTGTTCGGCAGGCAGGCTACACCCACTAACTTCCAACCCGTAAGCTCTTAGTATTTTTCCATTCACTGTAATCACTTCTCCCATCCTGCTCCTACCTCTCTTCTCCGCCCGGAGCGGTGTTTTGCGCCAGGAGCCTGTCCAACCCTACCAGCCGCATCACCTCCGCCACATCAGGTTGCGGCCTCAAAATCAGCATCTGGCCCCCTTTTTGCCGCCAGTCGTTGCTAATGTCCAGCAAACTTTTCAAACCGGTGGAATCAACGAAAGAAACGCCCGACAGGTCAACTTCCAGCGTGTGTTCTCCCACTTTCCCAACAACTTCTTGCAACTGCGCTACCGTTTCCACGTCCAATTCACCGTTCAGCACCAGCCGGCACACCCCCCGGTCAACGTAAACATCTACTTTCAGCAACAAAATCACCCCCTCTTTCATTGGTCTTGTCCGGTTTTAATGCCGAAGTCCAGGGCCAGGGCGGTACCTGACGGTCCTGTATTAAGGTAGAGGTGGTCCGCATAGTAGAGCATCAGGGTAAATCCACACCCCAGGGAATTCTTGGTTGAATAATGTTGCATCACGTTGCCCGGGCCAATTCGCTGGTTTTGATTCCCGGACCCCGGTCCTGAACGATAATCCTGACGGTGTCCCCTGACTGCCTGGCTTGCCAGCAACCGCCCCCTGCATGTTTGAGAGCATTGGCCAGCGCCTCTGTCAAGCACAAGGCAATCGCGTGCTGCCTGCGGCTGTCGAGAACAGGCAAGGCTTCCCGCATTGCCCGGCGGGCTTCCGGAATGTCATGGGTCTGCCGGACCTCACCCCTGGCCAGTTCCGTCCCTTCTGAGATCACTTTTTCCATTTCTCCACTATTCACCAGGTATAACCGGCCCCCCGTTACCGCCGCTATGGCCTCCCGGTAAGCCTGCATCTCCTGCTGGTGCATCTTTCTCTCCTTTTCAATCACCTCGGTGATGTCAAAGGCCAGCAGTCCACCGCTCCTGTGGTCGAAGGGCACGCCGTGAAGGTCAAACACCTTTTGCCCGTCAGCGCTAATGATCACCTCGCGGCGGTGTTCGGCCTGGCGGATAGCCTGGCGCATCAGTTTTTCCGCTTCTTCCATAGGCAGGTCCAGGTCAGCCTGGCCTGAAAGGTAGCGGAAGCGCCCTCCTTCATATTTCATCACCTTCCCCACCCTGAGAGCGTTAATTAGTTCGGATTTCTCCACCTCAGCCAGCAGTTTCTCCCTGACCAGGTCCTGAAGGTGCTCCGGCAAGTGCCGGGAAATCTCCTGTATTAGCTCGCCGGCGCTTCCGGCCAGCAACTGATACTCCTCCCTGCTAAGACGACGGGCAGTCCCCTGCTTCCGGTGGACACACAGGATATCAAAAACGTGGACGTTATTTTTCCCTTTGAACGGTACCCCGGCCACCTCGACCCACAAGTTTTCCTGCAGCCTGATTACATACCGCCCCGGAACAGGAGCTTCCGTTTCCAGCCCAAACTCCGTGGTATTTAACACCAGGATGTGAGCCGGATACTGCCTGCCATGCTCATCTTCCAGTAACACCCGGACAGGCGGCGAAGGCACCCGCCGAAGGGGGCTTAGCTGGACAAAATACTGGCACTCCACACAAGGACGGTCCGGTTCTTTCTTTGCGCATTCAAGACACCGTTGCATTTTTTCACCACCCTTCTGCCTTTCAGCCCCTCCCGGCCCCATGCCCTTTCAATTGCCACAATACTGCCAGCAAATGTCCCAGCCATTGGCTCTGTTAGAGTCGACCTCTATACCCCAAATGGGTAAACATACTTTTTTATAAGCAGGAACGGCAGCCTGACCAGGCTGCCGCAACAAAACACCATTAAAAAGAAAACAATCAATACCTTTATCGCGGCAGCCTGGCAGTCATACCCTTTAGGGCTGCAGACCCATGGCTTTGCGCCCCACCCTTTCGAGTGGTTTGCCTTTAACACAATAAAGACAATAAAGTTTTTAATTTAACAGTTAAAAGGCTGATTCAACACCGCCAGAACACAGAAAATTTTCCACCAGCGAAAAATTCAGCCCCTGAAGAACTGTTAGGTATGGGAAATATGATGAGAGAAAATACAAAAACAGGCCCGTGTGGATAAGAACGGACATGACGTGCTCCGCCAGCAACCAGAAGGAGCAGAGAGGAATAATCCTTGTAGACAAAATTCATAACCACCGGTACCAAAGCCATGTCTGCGGACAAGATACCTGCACCCAAAAGTTAATATACGATATCCATTTTTATTTTCCCTTCTGAAAGAAGCAAGACAATGTAATATAATAAACAATAAACGCCGCAAACCCTTGCGGCGTCTAGCTTTTTGGAGCTGGTGGTCGGATTCGAACCGACGACCTGCGCATTACGAGTGCGCTGCTCTACCCCTGAGCCACACCAGCACTTTTCTGTTATCTCATTTGACTACCCGGCGCATTACTTATATTAACGCAAACAGAGTCATTTGTCAATTGGTATCGCCCGGTGGGGCCGGGTCGCACGCCTTCGAGTTGCAATAGCTGCAGTTTTAGAGGCAGGCCGCCGCCAAAACCGCCGGGCGATCCATCCCGGCGGATTACCCGGTGGCAGGGAATAACCAGTGGAACCCGGTTGGTCCCCAAAGCCCCGCCCACGGCCCGGGCGGCCCGGGGGCTGCCGACGGCTGCCGCCACCTGCTGGTACGACCATAATTCACCGTACCCGATGTGCCGTACAAAATCCAGCACCCGGGCCACAAAAGGGGTGCACCAGGAAAGATCCACGGGAATATCCGTAAAGGAAACCGGCCGGCCCTGGAAGTATTGGTTCAGCCTTTCTTCCAGAAAAGCCACGGGCCACCTTTTTAATGCAGGCCCACTTCCTTGATTGACTTCTGCGGGTATTACTTCATCCATCAGAGCAGCCAGGGCTTCCTCCCGGCTGGGCCGGGGAAATGTCAGGACCAGCAGCCCCTGCCTACCCCAGGCAGTACCAACCCAGCCCGCTCTGGTGGATAATAAATGAAACCCATTCACAGAACGCCCCCCCACAGCCGCAAAATGGAACAAGCTATTTTTCCGCTGCCGCCCGGATAAAAATGGACAGGCCCGTGATAATAATCGCCCCGCCCGCAAGCTGTAAGGGTGAAGGCACCTGGTGAAAAATAATATAAGCCAGAATGGTTGCCCCCACCGGCTCGCCGAGTATGCTCACTGAGACCACGGCAGCCTTGACATAACGCAGGGCCCAGTTGAAAATGGTATGCCCGAAAATGGTGGGCACCAGGGCCAGGAGGAAAAACCACAGCCATGTGGAAGGCGGGTAAGGAAAAAAGGACAAGCCGGCCAGCAGCGCACCCAGGAACAAAGTCACGGTACTGACCCCGTAAACAACAAAAATGTACGGGAATAGTGACAGGCGGTGCCGCAAGCCGCGCCCGATCAATACATAGCCGGCAATAAAAATAGCCCCGGCAAAAGCCAGGATGTCTCCCAAAAAAGCCTGCCCGCCGATCTGAAAATCACCCACACCCACAATAGTGCTGCCGGTTAAAGCCAGGGCTGCCCCCACAAGCCCCGTGCGGGCGATTTTTTCTTTAAAGATCAGGTAGCCGCCTAAAACCACAAATAAGGGTTGCATGGTGACCAGCACGGTGGAACTGGCAATAGATGTGTACTCAAGGGAAGTAATCCAGGCAGTGAAATGCAATGCCAGCAGCACGCCGGAAAGACAGGCCAGCATTATGTCCCACCGGCCCATGGAGCGCAGTTCTTCCCGTCCCCTGGTCAGGGCAATGGGAGCAATCATGAGCACGGCAAACCCCAACCGGTAGAAGGCAATGACCAGGGGTGGGGCCATGGCCAGCTTGGTAAAGATGGAAGAAAAGGCGGCTCCCACCACTCCCACCAGGATGGCCAGGTAGGGATTGATAAAAGGACGCTCCAGGCCGGCGGTTAATAACCCCGACCCCTCTTCAAGGGAGCAATATTCTGGTGCTTTTTGAGGCATGCTCATTCATCAAGTCTCCTACTTTAAACAACCAGGACTACTCTTCATACTTCTACCAATCGAGCAGAGATTCCTGCCAGGCAAGTGAACTTCCACCGGTCACATCCGGAAGCTTTACCCAGGACAACTGCTGCCAAAATACCAGTCGCCCCACTGGGTTGACAGCCCGGCTTTTACGGCCGGAATTACCCCCTGGTTTTCACACGGGTGAGCTTATACAAACAACCCCGTAGACAAATAACGCTCCCCGGTGTCCGGGAGCAAAACCACCACGGTCTTACCCCGGTTTTCCGGCCGGCCGGCCACCTGTAAAGCCGCCCAGACGGCCGCCCCCGCAGAAATACCCACCAGCAGGCCCTCCTCCCGGGCCAGGCGACGGGCGGTGTCCAGCGCATCTTCATCGGCCACCTTTATGATCTCGTCCAGCAAAGCCATATCTATTACTTCCGGCACAAAACCCGCACCGATGCCCTGAATTTTATGCGGACCGGGCTTCCCGCCGGAAAGCACCGGTGAGGCGGCCGGTTCCACCGCCACCGCCTTCAGGGAGGGACGGCGGGCTTTCAGAACGGAGGTCACCCCGGTAATGGTACCTCCAGTACCAACACCGGCCACAAAGAAATCCACTTCCCCGCCGGTATCCCGCCAGATTTCCTCGGCGGTTGTAGCCCGGTGGGCGGCCGGGTT
It contains:
- a CDS encoding DUF342 domain-containing protein, whose translation is MVVPCPGVRLIVNGRECTQPTPVSMKDTVRVETVEERREGSWSVSVSSDGLQAILRTRPAVVVHRELPDLPPARVLQLKVVEREERFPPLTKDELLRELSRLGINHGVDWEACSRGVASCVEEEVVIARGIPAEPGKDGRVELLFSSISKVPVLAEEDEAVDFRERYVFTSVEAGDVLAVKHPPEPGRPGTSVKGEVIVPPSPRDFILSVGEGAVLTRDGERAVAARAGRPVASRWRDLVRVSVLPELVHAGDVDLASGNIVFKGDILIAGNVAEGMVVEAGGNVRVGGLVSGARVQATGSVVIRMNILSSVVIAGGVPAFLQGMLPQVHTLATGLQEMTMAIRQLLGHPAFKQGDLKGGIGPLVRLLLEGKFHHLPATASTFKKQVKNMPPGMVAEGLEEFVREVERALVRSPLAVRDLQELETLARRAGEWEQAFASPPSAESDVVASSIHNSTVIATGDVRVVGSGCYNSRIHAGKKVTVSGVFRGGEIQAGGDVHVGELGSRGGATTRVVTGPAAVVTVGCAFENASIVVGGLVYRFNREEKGIRLWLDKEGNLRSKGIPAWEIADLPQNRR
- a CDS encoding STAS domain-containing protein, which encodes MEIRVRQKKGMVILEVEGELDFSNVEQLQQEIQRRTEEVVEIDLQGLRFIDSSGVGMLLSQVRHLYKQGRTLRIVRIPDFIREDLEVIGFFQVLEALKTNPSA
- a CDS encoding PP2C family protein-serine/threonine phosphatase, whose amino-acid sequence is MGEVITVNGKILRAYGLEVSGCSLPAEQVGGDFFEFISCDERTVFAVIGDVMGKGFHAARLMETIRHMLRECIRINPHPLEVVRRLNRVGGDELRKCGAFATLCLLCYDGIAGRLSCVNAGHHPPLLLSDGKVKVARCRGVALGLLEDYLGSGVEEFFLADGDAVVLYTDGLVEACGPGEQRYGQERLKKIVRLQNGADADRMKQNILSDLETFTRGFSQKDDVTLVVMKVTGKGGERGGD
- a CDS encoding STAS domain-containing protein, which produces MLKVDVYVDRGVCRLVLNGELDVETVAQLQEVVGKVGEHTLEVDLSGVSFVDSTGLKSLLDISNDWRQKGGQMLILRPQPDVAEVMRLVGLDRLLAQNTAPGGEER
- a CDS encoding ATP-binding protein, with protein sequence MLLEDEHGRQYPAHILVLNTTEFGLETEAPVPGRYVIRLQENLWVEVAGVPFKGKNNVHVFDILCVHRKQGTARRLSREEYQLLAGSAGELIQEISRHLPEHLQDLVREKLLAEVEKSELINALRVGKVMKYEGGRFRYLSGQADLDLPMEEAEKLMRQAIRQAEHRREVIISADGQKVFDLHGVPFDHRSGGLLAFDITEVIEKERKMHQQEMQAYREAIAAVTGGRLYLVNSGEMEKVISEGTELARGEVRQTHDIPEARRAMREALPVLDSRRQHAIALCLTEALANALKHAGGGCWQARQSGDTVRIIVQDRGPGIKTSELARAT
- a CDS encoding methylated-DNA--[protein]-cysteine S-methyltransferase — encoded protein: MNGFHLLSTRAGWVGTAWGRQGLLVLTFPRPSREEALAALMDEVIPAEVNQGSGPALKRWPVAFLEERLNQYFQGRPVSFTDIPVDLSWCTPFVARVLDFVRHIGYGELWSYQQVAAAVGSPRAARAVGGALGTNRVPLVIPCHRVIRRDGSPGGFGGGLPLKLQLLQLEGVRPGPTGRYQLTNDSVCVNISNAPGSQMR
- a CDS encoding DMT family transporter yields the protein MPQKAPEYCSLEEGSGLLTAGLERPFINPYLAILVGVVGAAFSSIFTKLAMAPPLVIAFYRLGFAVLMIAPIALTRGREELRSMGRWDIMLACLSGVLLALHFTAWITSLEYTSIASSTVLVTMQPLFVVLGGYLIFKEKIARTGLVGAALALTGSTIVGVGDFQIGGQAFLGDILAFAGAIFIAGYVLIGRGLRHRLSLFPYIFVVYGVSTVTLFLGALLAGLSFFPYPPSTWLWFFLLALVPTIFGHTIFNWALRYVKAAVVSVSILGEPVGATILAYIIFHQVPSPLQLAGGAIIITGLSIFIRAAAEK
- the cysK gene encoding cysteine synthase A, producing the protein MPVFNDITELIGGTPMLRLQKIASGLPAVVLAKLEYFNPGGSVKDRIAYNMIREAEEKGLINKDTLIIEPTSGNTGIGLAMVCAARGYRLVLTMPETMSVERRRLLSAYGAEVVLTPGNEGMAGAVRKARELAASHPNAFMPQQFANPANPAAHRATTAEEIWRDTGGEVDFFVAGVGTGGTITGVTSVLKARRPSLKAVAVEPAASPVLSGGKPGPHKIQGIGAGFVPEVIDMALLDEIIKVADEDALDTARRLAREEGLLVGISAGAAVWAALQVAGRPENRGKTVVVLLPDTGERYLSTGLFV